From the Actinopolymorpha singaporensis genome, the window GCCCGGGTCGGGGCCGTCGATGACCTGGCGGAGGACGTAGTTGACGCCGTCGGCGACGTCACGCGGAAGCACCTGCTTGCAGTCGGGTCCCTGCACCTTGACCTGGTTGCCGGTGCGGTCGGTCACCTCGGTGATCGGGACCGCGTTGCAGTGCAGGCCACGGGCGGCGAACGTGGCGTACGCCTCGGCCATCGACACCGGCGCGATCTCGTTGACGCCCAGGGTGAACGGCTTCACCTGCTGCAGGGGCCTGCCGTCGGCGCGCACCGCGCCCATCCTGGCGGCGAGGGTGGCGGGCTCGCAGATGCCGGTCACCTTCTCCAGCTCTGCGAAGAACGTGTTCACCGAGTGGGTGGCGCCGGAGATCATCGTGCTGGTCGAGCCGGCGCTGGTGGAGTTGCTGACCTTCCAGGGCTCGGTGACCGCGCCCGGTTTGCCGCCCGGGCAGGTCTTCACCGGCCCGGTGATCACCGTGCTCCCCGGCGACGGGAACGACTTCGTGATCGGGATGCCCTGCTTGATCGCGGCGGCCAGCACGAACGGCTTGAACGTCGAACCCGGCTGGTAGCCGAGCGTGCCGTTGTACCTCTGCGGGACGTTGAGGTTGATGAACGTGTTGCCCTTGCCCTGGCCGTAGCCCCTGGACTGGGCCATCGCCTTGATGTAGCCGGTGCCCGGCTCGACCATCGACACCGCTCCGATCGCACCGTCGGTGGGGCGGACGTTGTCGTGCACCGCCTTCTCGGCCGCTGCCTGGGCCTTCGGGTCCAGCGTGGTCTGGATCGTCAGCCCGCCCTGGTCGATCATCTGCCGGCGCTGGTCGCGGGTCTTGGCGAGGTTGGTGTCGTGCAGCAGGAGTTGCTCGACGTAGTCGCAGAAGAACGGGTACTTCGAGTAGTAGCAGCCGCGGGGCGTCTTGTTCATCTTCAGCCCGAGGGGGGTCGCGCGCGCCTCCTGGTAGGCCTTCGGCGAGATCATCCCGAGGGTGGCCATGCGCGAGAGCACGAGGTTGCGGCGGTTCACCGCGGCCTTGGCGTCGGCGACCGGGTTGACGTTGTTCGGGTCGCGCACCAGCCCGGCGAGCATGGCCGCCTGGGGCACGGTGAGCTTGGCCGCGGTGGTACTGAAGTAGTGCCGGGCGGCGGACTCGATGCCGTAGGCGCCGTCACCGAAGTAGACGATGTTGAGGTACTTGCCCAGGATCTCGTCCTTGGTCATCTTCTTCTCGAGCTCGACGGCGTAGCGCAGCTCCTGGAGCTTGCGGCCGTAAGAGTCCTCGATGACCTGGGCCTTCTCCTCCGGGGTCTGGGCGTTCTCGAACAGCACCTGCTTGACGTACTGCTGGGTGATGCTCGACCCGCCCTGGGAGACCCCGCCGGACTGCTGGTTTCGTACGAACGCGCGCAGCGTGCCCTGGATGTCCAGCGGGCCGTGCTGGCGGAAACGGGCGTCCTCGATCGCGACGATCGCCTGCTGCATCGCCGGGGCCACCCGCTTCAGGGGCACCTCGACGCGGTTCTGGTCGTAGAACGTCGCGATCACCGAGCCGTCGGCGGCCAGCACGCGGCTGCGCTCGGGAAGCGGCGGGCTGGTGAGGTTGCCGTCCATGTTCTCGAACGCGTCGGTCGCTGACTGGGACGAAAGCCCCAGCAGACCGGCGAACGGGACGGCCAGCCCGGCGACGAGCGCGCCGGTGAGCGCGCTGATCCCGACGAACAGCAGGATCTGCGAGACGAAACCCCGCTCACCGTGTGTTCGCGACATGGCTCGGATTGGGCTCATGACGGCATAGCCTACGCGGTCGTCCTGCGTGATCGCTTCGTCAAGTCGCCGACCTCCCGAGCCCTACTTACCCAGCCCGACGGTCGACACAATCTCAAATCTGGCCTTCGGGGGCTGTCGCTTTGGGCTCTCGTGGCCTTACCGTTCTGCCAGGACGTTGGGGGAACGTCCGCGCATCGGTCACCTTGCGTGACCGACGTCAGGGGAGGGACAAGAGAATGACATGGAATGGCGACTGGGTCCGGCTGGCCGCCTGCCGCGGAAGTGACGAACCCGACCGGCTGTTCGTCCAGGGGGCCGCTCAGCACGATGTCAAGACCGTCTGCATGGGGTGCCCGGTTCGTACCGAGTGCCTCGCGGAAGCACTGGACGGTCGGATCGAATGGGGGGTCTGGGGAGGAATGACCGAGCGCGAGCGTCGTGCCGTGCTCCGTCGACGCCCCACCGTCACGTCGTGGCGGCAGCTGCTCGAGACCGCTCGCACGGAGTACGAGCGGGCCTACACCGCACACGGACCCGCCCGGGTTCGTGCCCTCGGGTAGGCAGGGGAGCAGCGCGAAGTAGCACTTCAGGTCGGTGCCCTCGTCCCGGACCATTGACGGGGGCCCGGCGTATCGCTTTCTTTCACCACGAAACCACCATCTTCGGCGTACGCCGGCGGGACAGGCGCACGCCGATCACCTCGGCGTGCGCCGGTCGTCTCGGGTACGGCGGTCACTCGCCGCTGAGCCGGGCACCGATCTCGCGCAGGCCGTCCAGGTCGTGCACGTCGGACGACAGCGCGGGTACGCCGGCCACGGCGACACCCGGGTGCGCCGAGGCGAACCTCTCGGCCAGGTGGTGTTCGCGGGCGGCACGGCGCATGCGTTCGCCGTGCAGGCCGAGCACCGCGGCGGCGACCGGGTGCCTGCCGGCCTCGGTGAGCGCCTCGGCCGCGGACAGGCTGCGTTCGGCGGAGACGTGGGTCGCCGCCGGCGAGGTCATCCGGTTGAGCACCATTCCGGTCAGCGGCATGCGCTCGTCCCGCAGGCGTTCGACGAAGTAGGCCGCCTCGCGCATCGCGTCGGGTTCGGGTGCGGCCACCACGAGGAACGCCGTGCGTTCCTCCTGGAGCAGTGCATAGGTGCGTTCGGAGCGGGCTCGGAAGCCACCGAACGTCGTGTCGAGCGCGGCGACGAACGTCTGGATGTCGGTGAGCACCTGGGCGCCGAGGAGCTTGGTGAGCATTCCGGTGACCAGGCCCATCCCGGCGGAGAACATCTTGAGTGGGCCGCGTGCGGGTGCGCTCAGCAGCCGCAGCAGCCGGCTGTCCAGGAACGACGACAGCCGCTTCGGCGCGTCCAGGAAGTCCAGCGCGGACCGCGACGGCGGGGTGTCGACGATGATCAGGTCGTACCGCCCGTCGGCCAGGGCGTCGGCGTGCAGCTGGCCGAGCTTCTCCATGGCCATGTACTCCTGGGTGCCCGCGAACGACGACGACAGCGCGACGTAGAACGGGTTCTCCAGGATCACCTTCGCCTTCTCCGGCGAGGTGGTGGCCAGCACCACCTGGTCGAAGGTGCGCTTCATGTCCAGCATCATCGCGTCGAGGTGACCGCCGCGTTTGGTGTCGATCCCCTCCACCCGGCGCGGGGTGTCGTCGAGTTCGGGCAGCCCCATCGCCTGGGCCAGCCGCCGCGCGGGGTCGATGGTGAGTACGACGACCTGCCGGCCGCGTTCGGCGGCGCGTACGCCGAGGGCCGCCGCGGTGGTTGTCTTGCCGACCCCGCCGGAGCCGCAGCAGACGATGATCTCCACGGTCCGGTCGTCCAGAAGCGCGTCGATCTCCAGGCCGTGCAGCCCGTCCACGGTCTTCCTTCGCCTGCTCATGCCATCCCCTGCGCGGTGAGTGCGTGGCTGAGCTCGAACAGCGCGCCGAGATCAACTCCGTCGGTGAGGCGGGGTAGTTCGTACGTCGGCCGGCCCAGCCCGGCGACCTGCGCCCGGAGCTCGTTCTCCAGCTCGACCCGGACCGCGTGCTCGCGGGCGTCGGTGAGCAGCCCGTTGACGGTCTCGTCGTCGGCGGACAGCCCGGTCTCGCGCAGCGCGGCGGTGAAGTCGTCGCGGGGGAGCGAGCCGCCCGACGCCGCGGTGAGCGCCTTCGCGTCGAGTGGGCTCTGCTCGGCCAGGTTGACCACGACCGCGCCGACGGGGATCTTCGCCTCCCGTAGCTCGGCGATCCCGTCCGCGGTCTCCTGTACGGGCATCTCCTCCAGCAGCGTCACCAGGTGGACCACCGTCTGGGGCGAGCGCATCATCGTCATGATGCTGTCGGCCTGGCGGCGGATCGGGCCGACCCGGGCGATGTCGGCGACCCCGGCGTTGACTCCGAGGAAACGGGCGATCCGGCCCGTGGGCGGGGCGTCCAGCACCACAGCGTCGTAGACCCGGGCGTGGGTGCGCTTCTTCTCCTTGCGGCGGACGGCCTCGTAGACCTTCCCGGTCAGCAGGACGTCGCGGACCCCGGGGGCGATCGTGGTGGCGAAGTCGATCGCGCCCACCTTGTCCAGGGCCCGAACGGCGCGGCCCATGTGGTAGTACATCTCGAGGTACTCCGCGAGCGCCGCCTCCGGGTCGATCGCCAGGCCGTAGACCTCGCCGGCGGTGGCGTTCTCGTCGGGCACGGCGGCGATCCGGTGCTCGTCGTAGGTGCGGTTGGGCGCGTCGAAGAGCCGGGCGATGCCCTGGCGGCCTTCGACCTCGCACAACAGGACCGTCTGCCCGCTGGCCGCGAGGGCGAGCGCGAGTGCTCCGGCGACCGTCGTCTTACCGGTGCCGCCCTTGCCCGTCACGATATGGAGGCGGACACCCTCCCAGTCACTGTCACCGCGTGTCACGCTCGTCGAGACTAGCCGCTGCGACGGCCACGTCGGTACCGGACCGCCGGACCGGGGCTCGTGTGGCCCGACACCCGAGGGACATTCCGGGCGGGCGGAGTCCGTCGGCGCGGTGCCATAAGCTCGCGGCCATGACGAAATGGGAGTACGCCACCGTCCCGCTGCTGGTGCACGCGACGAAGCAGATCCTCGACAACTGGGGCGAGGACGGCTGGGAGCTGGTCCAGGTCGTGCCGGGCCCCAACCCCGACAACCTGGTCGCCTACCTCAAGCGGGCAAAGGCGTGAGCGGACCCGAGGGCAGGCTCGCCGACCTCGGGCTGGAGCTGCCGCCGGTGGCCGCGCCGGTCGCGGCGTACGTCCCGGCGGTCCGCACCGGCAGCCACGTGCACACCTCCGGTCAGCTGCCGATCTCCGGCGGGTCCCTGCTGGCGACTGGCAAGGTCGGCGCCGACGTCAGCCCGGAGGACGCGTACGGGCTCGCCCGGCAGGCCACCCTCAACGCGCTCGCCGCGGTGCGCGCGGAGCTCGGTGACCTGTCGTCGGTGACCCGGGTGGTCAAGGTCGTGGTGTTCGTGGCCAGCGCGCCCGACTTCACCGGGCAGCCGAAGGTCGCCAACGGCGCGTCGGAGCTGCTCGGCGCGGTGTTCGGCGACGCCGGCCAGCACGCCCGCAGCGCGGTCGGCGTCGCGGTGCTGCCGCTGGACGCTCCGGTCGAGGTCGAGCTCGTGGTGGAGACGGGGTGAGCACCCCCGGTGGACGCGGACGCGGGTGAGACGGGGGCGCTCGGCGGGCCGGCGTACGACACGTCGGTCCGGGCCGTGCCGCCCGCCCTGGTCGAACGCGCCGCCCGGCTGGATGCGGGGGAGTTCACCCCGGTCAGGCCGCGGCACGCGTCCACCGTCGTGCTCCTGCGTGACGGTTCCGCCGGCCTGGAGGTCTACCTCCTGCGCCGGCACACCTCGATGGCGTTCGCCGCGGGGATGTACGCCTTCCCGGGAGGCTCGGCCGACGCCCGTGACGCCGACGCCGCGGTGGGATGGGCCGGCCCGGCACCCGCGGAGTGGGCTGCACGGCTGGGGTTCGCCGACGAGCGGCTCGCGCGGGCCTCGGTGTGTGCAGCCGTACGCGAGACCTTCGAGGAGGCGGGCGTCCTGCTCGCCGGCCCCGACACCGGCACCGTGGTCGCCGACCCCACCGGGGACGACTGGGAGCGCGACCGGATGGCTCTGCTCGGCCGGGTGCTGCCCTTCGCCGAACTGCTCGAACGCCGCGGCCTGGTCCTGCGTTCGGACCTGCTGGCAGCGTGGGACCACTGGATCACCCCGCGGGTCGAGGAACGCCGGTTCGACACCAGGTTCTTCGTCGCGGCGCTGCCGGCCGGCCAGCAGCCCCGGGACGTGTCCGGCGAGGCCGACCGGGTGGCGTGGATGCGGCCCGCCGACGCGCTGGCCTCGGTTCACCGTGGCGAGATGCGGATGCTGCCCCCCACCTATCTCACCCTCGCCTCCCTCACCGACCTGCCCGACGTCGAGGCGGCGCTGGCCGCCGCCGGCGAGCGGACCATCCGGCCGGTGCAGCCGCGGGTCCGCCGCACGCCCGACGGCGGGCGGTGGGTGCTTCCCTGGGATGCCGACTGGGATTCCCGCGTGACCGGAGACGCGGCCCCGGCCGACAGCTCGGCGTACGACGAGGGGGAGTTGCGGTGACCGCGGCGGGGTGGTGGACGGGTGGGCCGGTGGGCCCGCGGGCGGTGTGCGTGCTCGCGGACAACCCGGGTCCGATGACGCTCTCCGGCACCAACACGTGGGTGCTGTTCGGCTCCTCAGGCGACGCGCTGGTGGTCGACCCCGGCCCTGCCGACGAAGGTCATCTGCGGCAGGTCCTTGCGGCGGGTGCGTCGCGCGGCGGCCGGGTGACGGGGGCGGTGCTCACCCACGGCCACCTCGACCATTCCGAGGGCGCGCGCCGGTTCGCCGAGCTGGCCGGATGCCCGCTGCGCGCGGTGGCCCCGGCGTACGCCCGGGACGGCGGACTGGCCGACGGCGACGTGCTGACGGTCGACGACCTCGCCCTGCGGGTGGTCGCCACGCCGGGACACACGTCCGACTCGGTGTCGTTCCTGGTCCCGGACCTGGCCGGCACGGACCCGGGGGACACGGCTTCGTCGGTCGGCGGCGCGGGCGCGGCCGTTCTGCTCACCGGCGACACTGTGCTGGGCCAGGGGACCACGGTGGTGGCCCACCCCGACGGAGCGCTCGGGCCCTACCTCGCCTCGCTGCGCCGGCTTCGCGACCTGGTCGCGCAGGTGCCCGTACGCCAACTCCTGCCCGGACACGGCCCGCCGGTCGAGGACCCGCGTGGCGTCCTCGACCACTACCTCACTCACCGGGCCGAACGCCTGGAGCAGGTGCGCGCGGCCGTCCGGTCGGGTGCGCGGACGCCGCGGGAGGTGGTCGAACGCGTGTACGCCGAGGTCGATCGGTCGTTGTGGCCGGCGGCAGAGCAGAGCGTCCGCGCCCAGCTCGACTATCTCGACGCGCTCGCCGACGCGGCCGGCGCCGCCGACGCCTGACCGGGCCGGTCAGCGGGCGCGGTTGCTGAGCCGCTCCACGTCGAGGATCACGACCGCCCGCTGCTCCAGCCGGATCCAGCCCCGGTGCGCGAAGTCCGCCAACGCCTTGTTGACGGTCTCCCGGGACGCGCCGACGAGCTGGGCGAGCTCCTCCTGCGTCAGGTCGTGGTGGACGTGGATGCCGCCGTCGGCGGGCCGGCCGAACCGGCGGGCCAGGTCCAGCAGCGCCTTGGCGACCCGGCCGGGTACGTCGGAGAACACCAGGTCGGCGACCGCCTCGTTGAGGGCGCGAAGCCGCGAGGCGAGCTGGTGGAGGAGGTTGCGGGACACCTCGGGCCGGCCGGTCAGCCAGGTCATCAGCTGGTCCTGGCCCAGCACCAGCAGCGTGGTGTCGGTGACCGCCGTGACCGTGGAGGACCGCGGGCCCGGGTCGAAGACCGACAGCTCGCCGAACATCTGGCCCGGCCCGAGCACCGAGAGGAGGTTCTCCCGGCCGTCGGAGGATGTCCGGCCCATCTTGACCTTGCCGTCGATCACGACGTACAACTCGTCACCGATGTCGCCCTCGTGGAAGAGCGCGTCGCCGCGGCGCAGTCGGATCTCGTGCATGGCGGCGCGCAGAGCCGTCGCCGCGGCGTCGTCCAGGCCCGCGAACAGCGGCGCTTGCCGCAGCACGTCGTTCACTCGGTGATCCTCCTCCGGGCCCGCGCCCTGCCGACCCGCGGTCTAGTGTGCCGCGCCACACCGTGATCGCGGTAGCTAGGCCACGTAGGCTGACCCGCGTGACTCCACCCGCCGCGGGTTCGGCCCGCTCCACGACCCGCCCCGGGCGCGGCTCCGCGAGTTCGCCGAGCAGCTCAGCGGACAAGCCCGCCGGCAGGGCCGCAGGCAGGACAGGCAGGACAGGCAAGGCCGCGGACAAGCCCGCGAAGGCCGCGGACAAGCCCGCGAAGATCGCGGGCAGGGCAGCGAAGGGCGCCGGTCGCCCCGAGGAGAGCCGGCTGGCGCTGGTCCGCCGGGCGCGGCGGATCAACCGGATCCTGGCCGAGACCTACCCCGACGCGCACTGCGAGCTCGACTTCGCCGACGCGTTCCAGCTGCTGGTGGCCACGATCCTGTCCGCCCAGACCACCGACAAGCGGGTCAACCTCGTCACTCCCACCCTGTTCGCGAAATACCCGACCGCGGCCGACCTGGCCGCCGCCGACCCCGAGGACGTCGAGTCGATCATCCAGTCGACCGGGTTCTTCCGGGCGAAGACGAAGTCGATCATGGGGATGGCGCAGGCGCTGGTCGAGCGCTACTCGGGTGAGGTGCCGGGCAAGCTGAAGGATCTCGTCACCCTTCCCGGCGTGGGCCGCAAGACCGCCAACGTCGTCCTCGGCAACGCGTTCGGCGTCCCCGGCATCACCGTCGACACCCACGTACAGCGGTTGTCCCGGCGGTTCGGGTGGACCACCGAGACCGATCCGGTGAAGATCGAGCACGAGATCGGCGCGCTGATCGAGAAGCGCGAGTGGACCGACATGTCCCAGCGCCTCATCTGGCACGGACGCCGCCGGTGTCACTCCCGCCGGCCGGCGTGTGGCGCCTGCCCGGTCGCGCCGCTGTGCCCCTCCTTCGGCGAGGGACCGACCGACGCCAAGACCGCGAGCAAGCTCGTCCGTAGTGCCGCGGAGGCACTGGACACCCAATGAGGCGCGGTGGGAGACGAACGGCGTACGCGGTCGCGGGCCTCTCGCTCGCCCTGCTGAGTGCGGGCTGCGCGGGAACGAGCGGTCCGGACGAGCAGCAGCCGGCAGGCGTCGGCGAGCGGGTCACCGAGTCGCAGTCGCCGACCAGTACGCCGGCGTCAAGGGCGGCCCCCCGCCCGGACAGCAAGCGGCTCGCCACGCTGCGCGCGCGGGCCGGGATCGCGCCCTGTGCCGAGGCGACGGCCGGGCCGGGTGGGTCGGTGCACCGGGCGCCCCCGGCGCGTCCCGGCGGGAAGCCGCTGCCCGACGTGACCCTGCCCTGCCTGGGCTCCGGGCCGGCCGTCCACCTGCCCCACCTGAAGGGCGCTCCGACGGTGCTCAACGTCTGGGCGCAGTGGTGCGGACCGTGCCGGCAGGAGGCGCCGCACTTCCAGAAGCTGTACGCCGCGGCCGGCGACTCGCTGCGCGTCGTGGGCGTCGACTACGCCGACCCGCGTCCCGAGCTCGCCCTCGCCTTCGCCCGTGACCTCGGCCTGCGCTACCCGCAGCTGGCCGACCCCGACAAGCGGCTGCTGGCGCCCTTCGGGCTGCTCGTCGGCATCCCCGCCACCGTTTTCGTGAACGCCGACGGCAAGGTCGTGCACGTGGCACACCGGGCGTACGACTCGGAGCGGGAACTGCGCCAGGACGTACGGACCTACCTGGGAGTGAAGCTGTGAGGACCGACGCCCGCGCTGACCAGAACCCGATCGACCTGCCCACCTGGCTCGAACCCGTCCGCGGCGTCGCCCGCCGCGCCCGGCCCGGCGACTTCAGCCGGGCACTGCCACCCGACGGCGGCGGACGTGCCTCGGCCGTCCTGCTGCTGTTCGGCGAGGGCGTGCACGGCCCCGACATCCTGCTGATCGAACGCGCCCACACGCTGCGCTCGCACGCCGGCCAGCCCGCCTTCCCCGGCGGCGCCATCGACCCCACCGACACCGGCCCGGTGGCCGCGGCGCTGCGGGAGACCGTCGAGGAGACCGGGCTGGACCCCACCGGCGTCACGGTGTTCGGGACGCTGCCCGACCTCTACCTTCCGCCGTCCGGGTATCTCGTCACGCCGGTCCTCGGCTGGTGGCACGCACCCTCGCCGGTTCGCGTGGTCGACGTCGCGGAGGTGGCGTCGGTGCACCGCGTACCGCTGGAGACACTGGTCGACCCCGCCAACCGGTTGTCCGTACGCCATCCGTCCGGCTTCGTCGGCCCGGCGTTCGCGGTGGCCGGACTGGTCGTGTGGGGCTTCACCGGCGGGATACTCGACCGGCTGATCGCCCTCGCCGGCTGGGAACGGCCCTGGGACGACAACCGGGTCGAGGACCTGCCCACCCATCTGGTCGAGCTCGGCACGGCCCGTGCCACCGAGGACGGGAGGCCGTCGTGAACGTGCTCGACATCATCCTGATCGTCGCGGCGATCTGCTACGGCATCTCCGGCTACCGGCAGGGGTTCCTCATCGGCGCCCTCGGCGTCGCCGGCCTGATCGGCGGCGGGTTGGCCGGTGCCTGGCTCGCGCCCGTCGTCCTGGACAAGTACGAGCCCAGCCTGCGCGTCTCGCTGGTGGCGCTCGGCATTGTGCTGGCCGGCGCCTTCCTCGGCCAGGCGCTCGGTGCCGCGCTCGGGGCCGCCCTGCGCTCGCGCGTTACCTGGCGTCCGGCGCACTTCGTCGACGCGACCGCGGGCGCCGCGCTCAGCATCGCCGCCATGCTCGTGGTGGCCTGGATTCTCGGGTCCGCGGTCGCCAACGCGCGTTTCGGTGACGTCTCCACGACCGTCCGCGGTTCGCGGGTGCTGGCGACCGTCGACGAGATCGTCCCGCCGTTCGGCTCGCAGGCGGTGCAGGCGTTCGGCCGGGTGGTCGACCCCAGCCTGTTCCCGCGTTATCTCGCGCCGTTCGAGGCCGAACGCATCGCGCCCGCCCAGCCGCCGGCCGCCGGTGTGCTGAAGGACCCCGACATCCGGCGCGCCGGCCGCAGCGTGGTGCGGGTGACCGGCGTGGCGCTGGAGTGCTCGCGCTCCCTGGAGGGCTCGGGGTTCGTCTACGCGCCGAACCGCGTGATGACCAACGCCCACGTGGTGGCCGGGGTGTCGGCGCCACGGGTGGAGACCCGCGAGGGCCGCCGCTACCACGCCCGCGTGGTGTCGTACGACCCCGAGCGCGACGTCGCGGTCCTGGCCGTGCCCGACCTGCCGCTCGCACCGGTACCGCTGGACGAGGGCGCCAAGCCCGGCGACGAGGGCGCGGTGCTCGGGTATCCCGGCAACGGCCCGTTCACCGCCGGCGCGGCCAGGGTGCGTTCGGAGCAGGCGCTGCGGGGCCCGGACATCTACGGCAACCAGCAGGTCACCCGCGAGGTGTTCTCGCTGTACGCCAAGGTCCGGCCGGGCAACTCCGGCGGCCCGCTGGTCTCGACCGAGGGCCATGTCACCGGGCTGGTCTTCGCCGCTTCGGTCGAGGACGGCTCGACGGGGTACGCCCTGACCGCGGAAGAGGTGGCCGGCAACGCCCGGGCCGGGGTGAACGCCCGGGAACCGGTGTCGACCGGCGGCTGTTCCTGACCGGGTTTCCCGGCGCGCCAGACGGACTCGCGGCCCGGCGTACTGCCCGCCCGGCCGACGCCTGGGATCAGGCCTCGTCGAGCCAGGCCAGGAGCTCCTTGAGGAAGGCGTCCGG encodes:
- a CDS encoding penicillin-binding protein; its protein translation is MSPIRAMSRTHGERGFVSQILLFVGISALTGALVAGLAVPFAGLLGLSSQSATDAFENMDGNLTSPPLPERSRVLAADGSVIATFYDQNRVEVPLKRVAPAMQQAIVAIEDARFRQHGPLDIQGTLRAFVRNQQSGGVSQGGSSITQQYVKQVLFENAQTPEEKAQVIEDSYGRKLQELRYAVELEKKMTKDEILGKYLNIVYFGDGAYGIESAARHYFSTTAAKLTVPQAAMLAGLVRDPNNVNPVADAKAAVNRRNLVLSRMATLGMISPKAYQEARATPLGLKMNKTPRGCYYSKYPFFCDYVEQLLLHDTNLAKTRDQRRQMIDQGGLTIQTTLDPKAQAAAEKAVHDNVRPTDGAIGAVSMVEPGTGYIKAMAQSRGYGQGKGNTFINLNVPQRYNGTLGYQPGSTFKPFVLAAAIKQGIPITKSFPSPGSTVITGPVKTCPGGKPGAVTEPWKVSNSTSAGSTSTMISGATHSVNTFFAELEKVTGICEPATLAARMGAVRADGRPLQQVKPFTLGVNEIAPVSMAEAYATFAARGLHCNAVPITEVTDRTGNQVKVQGPDCKQVLPRDVADGVNYVLRQVIDGPDPGRTGADMHLDGRQAAGKTGTSEDRIGVWFMGYTTNMAAASVITDADAPQTTLIGKEIGGRRVFGDQVWGGKLAGPMWTAAMKGALEGKKSPDFVEPNPDVVQGVPTDVPSVISMSRDQAQKTIEAAGFSMAIGSYVDSGLPRGTVARQSPGPNSKAGSGSTVVVYISDGSPPAPPPQPEPPQQPNPQPQPQPPKGPDLPPGPGGPGPDKPHGPHGPLGGILGAG
- a CDS encoding WhiB family transcriptional regulator, which produces MTWNGDWVRLAACRGSDEPDRLFVQGAAQHDVKTVCMGCPVRTECLAEALDGRIEWGVWGGMTERERRAVLRRRPTVTSWRQLLETARTEYERAYTAHGPARVRALG
- a CDS encoding ArsA family ATPase — protein: MSRRRKTVDGLHGLEIDALLDDRTVEIIVCCGSGGVGKTTTAAALGVRAAERGRQVVVLTIDPARRLAQAMGLPELDDTPRRVEGIDTKRGGHLDAMMLDMKRTFDQVVLATTSPEKAKVILENPFYVALSSSFAGTQEYMAMEKLGQLHADALADGRYDLIIVDTPPSRSALDFLDAPKRLSSFLDSRLLRLLSAPARGPLKMFSAGMGLVTGMLTKLLGAQVLTDIQTFVAALDTTFGGFRARSERTYALLQEERTAFLVVAAPEPDAMREAAYFVERLRDERMPLTGMVLNRMTSPAATHVSAERSLSAAEALTEAGRHPVAAAVLGLHGERMRRAAREHHLAERFASAHPGVAVAGVPALSSDVHDLDGLREIGARLSGE
- a CDS encoding ArsA-related P-loop ATPase, which translates into the protein MTRGDSDWEGVRLHIVTGKGGTGKTTVAGALALALAASGQTVLLCEVEGRQGIARLFDAPNRTYDEHRIAAVPDENATAGEVYGLAIDPEAALAEYLEMYYHMGRAVRALDKVGAIDFATTIAPGVRDVLLTGKVYEAVRRKEKKRTHARVYDAVVLDAPPTGRIARFLGVNAGVADIARVGPIRRQADSIMTMMRSPQTVVHLVTLLEEMPVQETADGIAELREAKIPVGAVVVNLAEQSPLDAKALTAASGGSLPRDDFTAALRETGLSADDETVNGLLTDAREHAVRVELENELRAQVAGLGRPTYELPRLTDGVDLGALFELSHALTAQGMA
- a CDS encoding DUF4177 domain-containing protein, producing the protein MTKWEYATVPLLVHATKQILDNWGEDGWELVQVVPGPNPDNLVAYLKRAKA
- a CDS encoding RidA family protein → MSGPEGRLADLGLELPPVAAPVAAYVPAVRTGSHVHTSGQLPISGGSLLATGKVGADVSPEDAYGLARQATLNALAAVRAELGDLSSVTRVVKVVVFVASAPDFTGQPKVANGASELLGAVFGDAGQHARSAVGVAVLPLDAPVEVELVVETG
- a CDS encoding NUDIX hydrolase — protein: MDADAGETGALGGPAYDTSVRAVPPALVERAARLDAGEFTPVRPRHASTVVLLRDGSAGLEVYLLRRHTSMAFAAGMYAFPGGSADARDADAAVGWAGPAPAEWAARLGFADERLARASVCAAVRETFEEAGVLLAGPDTGTVVADPTGDDWERDRMALLGRVLPFAELLERRGLVLRSDLLAAWDHWITPRVEERRFDTRFFVAALPAGQQPRDVSGEADRVAWMRPADALASVHRGEMRMLPPTYLTLASLTDLPDVEAALAAAGERTIRPVQPRVRRTPDGGRWVLPWDADWDSRVTGDAAPADSSAYDEGELR
- a CDS encoding MBL fold metallo-hydrolase, whose product is MTAAGWWTGGPVGPRAVCVLADNPGPMTLSGTNTWVLFGSSGDALVVDPGPADEGHLRQVLAAGASRGGRVTGAVLTHGHLDHSEGARRFAELAGCPLRAVAPAYARDGGLADGDVLTVDDLALRVVATPGHTSDSVSFLVPDLAGTDPGDTASSVGGAGAAVLLTGDTVLGQGTTVVAHPDGALGPYLASLRRLRDLVAQVPVRQLLPGHGPPVEDPRGVLDHYLTHRAERLEQVRAAVRSGARTPREVVERVYAEVDRSLWPAAEQSVRAQLDYLDALADAAGAADA
- a CDS encoding Crp/Fnr family transcriptional regulator; the protein is MNDVLRQAPLFAGLDDAAATALRAAMHEIRLRRGDALFHEGDIGDELYVVIDGKVKMGRTSSDGRENLLSVLGPGQMFGELSVFDPGPRSSTVTAVTDTTLLVLGQDQLMTWLTGRPEVSRNLLHQLASRLRALNEAVADLVFSDVPGRVAKALLDLARRFGRPADGGIHVHHDLTQEELAQLVGASRETVNKALADFAHRGWIRLEQRAVVILDVERLSNRAR
- the nth gene encoding endonuclease III; the encoded protein is MAGRAAKGAGRPEESRLALVRRARRINRILAETYPDAHCELDFADAFQLLVATILSAQTTDKRVNLVTPTLFAKYPTAADLAAADPEDVESIIQSTGFFRAKTKSIMGMAQALVERYSGEVPGKLKDLVTLPGVGRKTANVVLGNAFGVPGITVDTHVQRLSRRFGWTTETDPVKIEHEIGALIEKREWTDMSQRLIWHGRRRCHSRRPACGACPVAPLCPSFGEGPTDAKTASKLVRSAAEALDTQ
- a CDS encoding TlpA family protein disulfide reductase, with the protein product MRRGGRRTAYAVAGLSLALLSAGCAGTSGPDEQQPAGVGERVTESQSPTSTPASRAAPRPDSKRLATLRARAGIAPCAEATAGPGGSVHRAPPARPGGKPLPDVTLPCLGSGPAVHLPHLKGAPTVLNVWAQWCGPCRQEAPHFQKLYAAAGDSLRVVGVDYADPRPELALAFARDLGLRYPQLADPDKRLLAPFGLLVGIPATVFVNADGKVVHVAHRAYDSERELRQDVRTYLGVKL
- a CDS encoding NUDIX hydrolase, with translation MRTDARADQNPIDLPTWLEPVRGVARRARPGDFSRALPPDGGGRASAVLLLFGEGVHGPDILLIERAHTLRSHAGQPAFPGGAIDPTDTGPVAAALRETVEETGLDPTGVTVFGTLPDLYLPPSGYLVTPVLGWWHAPSPVRVVDVAEVASVHRVPLETLVDPANRLSVRHPSGFVGPAFAVAGLVVWGFTGGILDRLIALAGWERPWDDNRVEDLPTHLVELGTARATEDGRPS